The Vallitalea longa genome includes a window with the following:
- a CDS encoding YitT family protein, producing MLKKIKHYLIIIVGQLISATAFSQILLPNDLIGGGFGGIATVVNKLTGANIQLVLVALCLPVIIWSYFKYNKKLVFYAGFCFAIFTIFIGVVGNFIPEFSTDPIIAAIVAGVFFGVSAGLIIKEGAANGPEAIVGMYLKEKKGITIGTYFTILNFCIISSSLIYGDITCIVYSLICIYIAGKVTDYIILGTRREYCVNIISDNFLEITEYIHKDLKRGVTFIPCVGTYKIRKKMMIKTVVTNPELVALRNYIASLNDSSFVYVTESIEVIGGGFSD from the coding sequence ATGCTAAAGAAGATTAAACATTACTTGATTATTATTGTGGGGCAACTGATTTCAGCAACAGCTTTTAGTCAGATTCTATTACCTAATGACTTAATAGGAGGGGGATTTGGTGGTATTGCAACTGTAGTGAATAAATTGACAGGTGCAAATATACAATTGGTTTTAGTAGCTCTGTGCTTACCGGTTATCATATGGTCTTATTTCAAATATAATAAGAAATTAGTTTTTTATGCTGGTTTTTGCTTTGCAATATTTACTATTTTTATTGGAGTCGTAGGAAATTTTATCCCAGAGTTTAGTACAGATCCGATTATCGCAGCAATAGTGGCGGGAGTGTTTTTTGGAGTTTCAGCAGGATTAATAATTAAGGAGGGTGCAGCTAATGGACCGGAAGCTATTGTTGGCATGTACCTAAAAGAAAAAAAGGGAATAACGATAGGTACTTATTTCACCATACTTAATTTCTGTATAATATCTTCATCACTTATCTATGGTGATATAACATGTATTGTATATTCGTTAATATGTATCTATATTGCTGGTAAAGTGACAGACTATATCATATTGGGAACAAGGAGGGAATATTGCGTTAACATAATTTCTGATAATTTCTTGGAAATTACAGAATATATACATAAAGACTTAAAACGAGGAGTTACTTTTATCCCATGCGTCGGAACTTATAAAATAAGAAAAAAAATGATGATAAAAACGGTTGTAACTAATCCAGAGTTAGTTGCTTTAAGGAATTATATTGCATCATTGAATGATAGTAGTTTTGTATATGTAACTGAAAGTATTGAAGTTATTGGTGGAGGTTTTAGCGATTAA